The Acetobacter oryzifermentans genomic interval AAACATACCGCCAGTGTTCATGCCGAAAAACCCGGTTACAAACGTGGCTGGCAGCATCAATGTTGTACCAACAGAAACGATATACAGACGACGGTTGGTTTCTTCCGCCTGATTAGATGTAAGTTCATCCTGCAAAGAGCGCGCCCTGTCCTGCAAGGCCAAAAGGTCGTCCAGCGCTGCATGAACCTGGCGTTGGGAGCGATCTCGCAAATCATCCTCAGCCCATTCAGGCAGTTCCAGTTCCTCATCACGAAAAATACGATCTACCGGTGCCAGAACACGTCGCAATTCTGTAGAGCGACGCCGGGCAACACCCAGCAAGCCACTCATGCGGCCCAGATCTGTATCTCGATCCAGCATCAGCAGCACATCTTCTGCACGATCCAACTGATCATCCAACCGTGCGAAATCACGCCGCAATGTATCTGCAAATTCCAGCAACGCCCGATCTACCACCTTGGCAGGAGAACGGGGAACAAGCCCACGCTGTAACTCGTGATACACCACCCCTAATGCAGGAATAGGATGCCTGCGCGTGGTGAGCAGCAGGTCTGGTTCCAGAGCAAACCGCCACGTGCTAACATTTCTTTCATCATCAGTGGATGTGTCATCAAACGCTGGCAGGGCACCAAAAACAATATCGCCCTCACTTTCCAGCCGCGTGCTGCGCTCCAGATTGGTCAGAACCTGACGTACCTCTTCTGGTAACGAAGGTATGCTTTCAATCTGTGCGCGAGAAAGAGTATGGACAATATCAAAATGGAACCAAGCCCACCCATCCTCTTTCATGAGTTCTGGGGGGAAGCTTCCAGTTGTTAGGCGTTGCGTTACAACATCCCGCCCCAGTTCCACCGGCTCCTTACCCGGACGGCAGAAAATGGCCCACACCAAGCCATCACGCAGCAGGGTACCGCCTTCAGAAAGAAGATCAGGCAGGGCTCCGGCTGATGGTAGGTTGGGCATCACTGGTCTCCCTGCTTTCTTACGGGCATATCCCTAAGCGGGCTGCGTAATAAAACCTGTTTTTGGCGCCAGCGCCAGTCAGGTTGCATAGCATGGGCCAAACATTGGCAAAAGGCAGGCAAACCACCTTTTGCCAACACTTAAATTTATGATCGCACCCGCAAACCGCCGGAACGACGGCCAGAACTATCCCTTGCAGGGCGAGCAGAGCGCGCACCATCTTGCTGCTTGCGTGCAGCTTTAAGAACAGGTGCCGCTGTCAGCTCGGCTTCTAGCTGAGCAATACGCTTACGTATGCTTTCCTTAAGCGCCGGAGAGGTATGAGCCTTCATTGCCCCCAGCGTTTCCTTCAGATCGCGCAGCTGCTTCTGTTTTTCTGGCAGAGAACGACGAATAGGCTGGTTGTCAGACATCTGGCCACGATAAGCACGCATGAGCTGAACCTCATTACAACAAAAGAAGGCACGGCCAGCATTATGGCCGCGCTGCCTGCACAGTGCAGAAGTGACCTATTGAAACCTGCGCCAAACGCACATAGCCGGTCACCCACCACAAAAAACGGCAGGCAAGCCCCCTATACGCGCAAAGAAAGCAGACTTTTAAGGTCTGATTATAGCGAATTGCTGCACAGAATATCCCGCAGCGTTGAAAGCAAGCTTTCACACTGCTGATCTGTGCCGACCGTAATGCGCAACCACGCAGCGGTGCGCTCACCCCTTAAGTGCCTAACAATAATGGCACGCTCTCTGAGTTGGATGGCCAGTTCTGCTGCGTTCCGGTTCGGATGTCGAGTGTAAACAAAATTGGCTTTGGACGGCAAGACATCAAAGCCGAGTTTTTGCAGCCCATTTGCCAACGCCGTTCTGCTGGCAATCACCTTCTGCACGCTGGAAGCAAACCATGCCTCATCTTCCACCGCGGCCGTTGCACCCACCTGCGCCAGACGATCCAGCGGATAGGAATTAAAACTATCCTTAATCCGCACCAGCCCTTCAATAAGTTCAGGCTGCCCAAACGCAAAACCAACCCGCAAGCCAGCAAGTGCACGGGATTTAGAAAAAGTCTGTACCACCAAGAGGTTGGGGTATTCCTTAATTAAGGAAACAGCACTTTCAGCGCCAAAATCCACATAGGCTTCATCAATCAGCACAACACGGTCTGGCTGAAGCTCCAGAAGTTTACGCACCTCCGCCAGACTAAGGGCAATTCCCGTTGGTGCGTTGGGGTTGGCAACCACCACACCACTGCATGGGCCTGCATAATCTGCAATATTTACCTGCATATCATCCGTAAGTGGAACCGTACGGAAAGGTAGGGAATAAAGGCCGCAATACACATGGTAAAAACTGTAGGTTACATCTGGAAACAACAACGGTGCGCCATGCGCAAAGAATGCCTGAAAAGCATGTGCCAGAACCTCGTCCGAACCATTGCCAACAAACACATATTCCGGCCCCAACCCAACACGGGCACCTAAAGCTGTGCGCAAAGCCAAAGCTTCAGGATCTGGATACAGGCGCAACGTATCATTATCCGCTGCCTGAATGGCCTCCAACACGCGCGGAGACGGACCATAAGGCGATTCGTTGGTATTCAACTTGATCAGATCGGTCATTTTGGGCTGCTCACCGGGAACATACGGTGTCAGCTTATGAACAAGCGGGCTCCAGAAACGACTCATGCTACCTATATCCAAAAAAACAAAAGCAGCCTGATGTTCAGGCCGCCTTATCCCTTCTTATCTGAAGGTGTAAAACCAAAATAATCTGCCAATCCCTTTATTCAGGAAAGGCTGGCAGCCACTGCTTTCAGTGCTTCTTCAAGAGCGGGTTTGCCTTGCCTGTGGGCCAGATCAATAGCGTTTAAGCCTTCGCCATCACGCAATGTCGGGTTGGCCCCAGCTTTCAGCAACAGCAGAGCCATATCATCCCGCCCAAACATCACGGCAAAGATCAGTGGCGTGCGCCCAACAGCATTGGGAATATCCACCGCAGCCCCAGCTTTCAGCAACATGTTAGCAATAGGCATATCGCCTTTAAACGCCACACCTGCCAGCGCCGTGGCTCCTTTTTCATCCTGCAAATCAGGCTTTGCACCATGCGCTAAAAGTACGCTTACGGCATCCTTATGCCCATTGTAAGAAGCCAGAATAAGCGGCGTATATCCTTTTTCAGCCCGCAGATTCGGATCCATACCGGCCTGCAAAAAGCGGGCCAGCATATCTGCATCCCCTTCCCGCGCAGCGTTTAGAAAAAGTGCTTCAATCTGCTCACGCGTAAAGCCCTGTGCGCTACCACCGGTTGCCGGGGTGGCTGTTCCCTGCTCGGACGGAGTCCGGGAAGAAACTTCTGTCATGACTGACCTCCGGAAAAGAATGGTTTTGCAACAACGGTTATCTTACGCTGCCGCGTTATTTAGAAAAAGAACCATATCAGCCCCTTTGTCCATACCACAAACGCACAAGTGGCACGCCTGCTCCCTACCTTGGCAAAAAGAGCATTTCAGGCCCAAAATCACAGAGTTATGACAGCAGACCTGTTCAACATAAAAAGCTGCCTGCACGTCATCATCTCTTGCCGAAAAACGCCTAACCGTGGAATTGTGCGGAACTCTTATAAGGCACACCGCTTAGGGTGCTCATAACTTTCCGGCCATAATTCGTAATTACGGCCCAGTCTGGAGGATAGGTCTGCATGCGCGTTTCTCTTCCCACCCCTGTTCGCGCACCTGCACAAACGCAGGGCAGTGGCGCATCCAGCCTTGATACGCTGTGCATCAACACCATTCGCGCACTTGTCATGGACACTGTGCAGAAGGCCAATTCTGGCCATCCGGGAGCGGCCATGTCCATGGCGCCGCTGACCTATACTCTATGGCAAAACCTTTTAAACTATGATCCAACCAACCCGCTGTGGCCTAATCGGGATCGGTTTGTACTGTCCATCGGGCATGCCTCTGCTCTGCTGTACTCTATGATCCATCTATCTGGCATCCGGCAGGTTACAAACGGCAAGATCACCAATGCTCCTGCTCTTACAACGGCTGATTTAGAGCAGTTCCGCCAGCTTGGCTCCAAAACACCGGGCCACCCGGAACACGGACATACAACCGGCGTGGAAACCACAACCGGGCCGCTAGGCGCTGGCTGTGGGAACTCTGTTGGCATGGCCATAGCAGAAAAGTGGCTGGCCGCACGCTTCAATAAACCGGGCTTTGACCTGTTTAACCACCATATTTACACCCTGTGTGGTGATGGTGACATGATGGAAGGCGTAAGCAGTGAAGCGGCTTCCCTCGCTGGTCATCTCCAGCTTGGCAACCTTATCTGGATTTACGATTCCAACCGTATTTCTATTGAAGGCGGCACCAACATTGCGTTTACAGAAAATGTGGCAGAACGCTTTGCGGCCTATGGCTGGCAGGTTCTGGAACTGAAGGATGCGAACGATACCACAGCTTTCACCCAACTAATTGCCAAAGCCAAGGCTGAAACCAGCCGCCCAAGCATTATTATCGCACATTCGGTTATCGCATGGGGTGCGCCCAATAAAGCTGGTATGGCCTCCGCTCATGGGGAACCTTTGGGCGCAGAGGAAGTGCGTGAAACCAAAAAGTTTTTCGACTGGCCAGAAGATAGCAGCTTCTTTGTGCCAGAAGTAGCGCTACAACATATGCAGGATGGCTTGGGTGCCCGTGGGGCCGCTGCCAGCGCCGCATGGAACAAACTGTTTGCCAATTACCATTCCTCACACCCAACCCTGGCCGCAGAGCTAGATGCCATTTTCAATGGCACGCTACCAGAAGGCTGGGATGCAGATATTCCAGTGTACGAAGCCAGCGCCAAAGGTGAGGCCTCCCGCTCCAGCTCTGGCGCGGTGTTAAACGCTGTAGCAGGCCGGTTGCCTTGGCTGCTGGGTGGTTCTGCCGATCTGGCGCCTTCCACCAAAACGCTACTAAAAGGCGAAAAAAGCTTTCAGCCCGCACAATGGGGCGGAAGCTATGCTGGGCGCAATTTCCACTTTGGGGTGCGAGAACATGCCATGGGGGCCATTGCAAATGGTATGGCCCTGTATGGCCTGCGCCCTTATGCGGCTGGCTTTCTGATTTTCTCGGATTACATGAAGGCCCCTATCCGCCTTTCCTCCATTATGGGCGTGCCTGTTACCTATATCTTCACCCATGACTCCATTGGTGTGGGTGAAGATGGCCCAACACATCAGCCTATCGAACAGCTTGTGCAATTGCGCGCTACGCCGGGCCTGATAACGCTGCGCCCAGCTGATGCCAACGAAGTGGCAGAAGCATGGCGTTTTCTGATCCAGCACCGCACCGGCCCCAGCGCCCTTGCCCTGAGCCGCCAGAACCTACCCACGCTTGATCGCACCCGCTATGCACCGGCTTCTGGCCTCAGCAAAGGTGCGTACGTTCTTGCAAGCAGTGAGCAGACACCAAAGGTCATCCTAATTGCATCGGGCAGCGAAGTTTCTTTGGCTGTCGGCGCGTATGAAGCCCTGAGCGCAGAAGGTATTCCGGCCCGGGTTGTTTCCATGCCCAGTTGGGAACTTTTTGAAGCCCAGCCACAATCTTACCGTGAGAGCGTGCTACCCGCCGCTGTAACAGGACGTGTGGTTATAGAAGCAGGCTCACCCATCGGGTGGGATCGCTATGCTGGGCCAACGGGTGAAATCATTGCCATGCGCGGCTTTGGTGCCTCAGCTCCAGCGGGCAAACTGCTTGAAAAATTTGGTTTTACGCCAGAAGCCGTATTGGCAGCAGCCAAACGGCAGGCAGGCTGAACAAACCAGATATTTCACCGCGCGTTATATTACATCGGCCTGCCCGGTTTTTAATCGGGCAGGATGGAGAAAGGATAACCACCAATGACATCCTCCGCCACGCCAAGCGCCAATCCATTACGGGCACTCGCAAAAGCCCATCAGTCCCCCTGGCTGGACTTCATCCGTCGCTCCTTTGTGGAGGATGGTTCACTGGCGCGCCTTGTGCAGGATGATGACATTCGTGGTGTCACCTCCAATCCTGCCATCTTCCAAAAAGCGATGGGAGAAGGCACGGAATATGATGCCCAGATGCGTGACATTCTGGCGCATGAAATTGTTTCCCCCGGAGCGCTCTACGAAAAACTGGCCGTTACAGACATTAAGGCAGCCGCCCGTGTTCTGGCCCCGGTGTATGAGCAGGCTCGTGGCAAGGATGGCTTTGTAAGCCTAGAGGTTTCTCCGTATCTGGCACGAGATCTGGCAGGCACAACACATGAAGCCGCCCGCTTGTGGGCGGATGTGGCTGAGCCCAACCTGATGGTCAAAATTCCCGCAACGCCTGAAAGCATTCCGGCTATCCGAGCCAGCATTGCCGCAGGCATTAACGTTAACGTCACGCTTATTTTCTCTCTGAATGCTTACAAAGATGTTGTTGATGCGTGGTTGAGTGGTCTGGAAGACCGGAAAGCCAAGGGCGGAGATCTCTCCCACGTTGCCTCCGTTGCCTCCTTCTTTGTCAGCCGGATTGACAGCAAGATTGATGCAGAAATTGATCGGCGCGTTGCTGCTGGGGATAAAGATGCCGCAGCCCTGAAAGCTCTACGCGGCAAAGTTGCCATTGCGAATGCCAAGATGGCCTATGTTTACTGGCAGGAAATTATGCAAACGCCGCGCTGGAAAGCGCTGGAAGATGCAGGTGCGCAAACTCAGCGCCTTCTGTGGGCCTCTACCGGCACCAAAGATAAAGCCTATAGCGATGTGCTGTATGTTGATAGCCTGATCGGCCCGCAAACCGTTAACACTCTGCCGCCTGCGACTATGGATGCCTTCCGTGACCACGGCACTGTGGCTGAAACACTTGGTACAGATATCGCCGATGCCCGACAGGTGATGGAAGATACCCAGCGCCTTGGTCTGGATCTGGAAGGAATTACCAAAACCCTTGTAGATGAAGGCGTGCTATCCTTTGCAGATGCCTTTGATGGGCTACTGGGCTCTGTTGCTGCCAAACAGGCCACCCTTTTGGGCGATAAACTCACCACCCTGAAAACAAGCCTGCCAGCCGATTTTCAGGAAGCAGTTAACAAAGGCCTCACCGCCTGGCGCAAATCTGGCTCTATCCGCCACATCTGGGCCAAAGATGCCGCGGTATGGACCAATGGGCCAGAAGCCAAATGGCTAAACTGGCTGAATACGGTAGACGACCGCCTGCACCATATTGGGGATCTGGAAGCTTTTCAGGCTGAAGTGAAGGCCCGCGGTTTCCATCAGGTTCTGCTGATGGGCATGGGGGGGTCCAGCCTTGGGCCAGAAGTGCTGGCCATGACCTTTGGCAAGCACGAAGGCTTTGGCCACCTTTACGTGCTGGACAGCACGGACCCGCAGCAGGTTGCCGCTTTTGAAAAGAAGATAGATCCGCACCACACGCTGTTTATTGTGGCCTCCAAATCCGGCAGCACGCTGGAGCCCAATATCATGCTGGCCTATTTTCAGGATCTGGCCAAACGGGCACTGAAAGAAAAAGCGGGTTCACATTTTGTAGCCATTACAGACCCGGGCTCTAAGCTGGAAGCCTTTGCCAAGGCCGAGGGATTCTGGAAGATTTTTGCCGGTGACCCACAGATTGGTGGTCGTTACTCTGTTCTTTCTAATTTTGGCATGGTGCCTGCTGCGGCAGCCGGTGTACCTCTACGCTTGTTCCTTGAAGATGCACTGCGGGGTGTACGCATGTGCGATGGCAGCGTGCCACCCGTGTCCAACCCCGGCGTTTTGCTTGGCACCATTATGGGCGTTGCCGCCACACGGTTTGGCCGCGATAAGCTGACGATTATCGCCACGCCACAAATCATGGATTTTGGCGCGTGGATGGAACAGCTTATTGCTGAATCCACCGGCAAACATGGCAAGGGCATCATCCCCATTGACGATGAAACACTGGGGGGGCCCAAGCGCTACGGCACAGACAGGCTGTTTGTTTATCTGCGCCTCGCCACCGAACATCGGCATGAGCAGGACGAAGCCATTTCAACCCTGATTGATGCCGGGCAGCCTGTCATTACCATCAACTTCCATAACAGACGCCAGATCGCGCAGGAGTTCTTCCGTTGGGAGATTGCAACCGCTGTTGCAGGTGCATTCCTGAACATTGATCCGTTTGATCAGCCAGATGTTGAATCCACCAAGATTGAAACACGCAAGCTGATGGAAGCGTACGAAAAAACCGGCAAACTGCCCGCAGAAGAACCTTTTGCACAGCACGGCCCGCTGGTGTTTTTTGCAGATCAAGCAAATGCGAACGCCCTTAAGGGAGATACAGCAACAGCTATCCTGAAAGCACACTTTGACCGCGTAAAAACCGGAGATTACGTGGGACTTCTGGCTTACATTGAACGCAACCGTGAAACACTGGAATGGATCCAGCATGTGCGCTTGCATGTGCGAGATGCCAAAACCATTGCCACGGCAGCAGAATTTGGCCCGCGCTTTCTACACTCCACCGGTCAGGCTTACAAAGGTGGACCCAACACGGGTGTTTTCCTGCAAATTACTGCGGATGATGCGCGAGACCTCCCCGTGCCGGGCACAGGTTATTCCTTTGGTGTTGTCAAAGCCGCTCAGGCACGTGGAGATTTTGACGTGCTAGCCGAACGCAAACGCCGTGCCCTGCGCGTGCATATTAAAGGAAATCTAAAAGAAGGCCTTGCAGCGCTTGCTTCCGCCCTGCATGACGCCCTGTAAAATATCAGACAGGAGAACATTATGCAGATTGGCATTGTTGGACTGGGCAGAATGGGCGGCAACATTGCCGTCCGCCTGACACGGCACGGGCACGACGTTGTTGTTTATGACCGCGATACCGCAATGGTGGAAAAAACCGTTGCCCGCGCAGAAGCCGGTCGTGCTATTGCCGCCAGCAACCTTGCCGATGTGGTGGAAAAGCTGAACGGACCCAAAAGAATTGTGTGGTCCATGCTTCCGGCTGGCGCCATTACGGAAGAAACCGTAATGGCTTTGGCTGGCCTGATGCAAAAAGGCGATATCGTTATTGATGGTGGCAACACCTATTACAAAGATGATATCCGCCGCGCCAAAATGCTGGCTGAGAAGGGCATTGATTACATTGATGTCGGCACATCTGGCGGTGTGTGGGGCTTAGACCGTGGCTACTGCATGATGTATGGCGGCCCGCGTGAAGCCGCCGATCATATTGATCCTATTCTGGCCTCTCTGGCACCGGGCATTGGAGATATCCCTCGCACGCCAGGCCGTGATCACGCAGACCTCGACCCCCGTGCGGAACAAGGCTACCTTTACTGTGGCCCTGCCGGATCAGGCCATTTTGTTAAAATGGTTCATAACGGTATTGAATACGGCATGATGCAGGCCTTTGCCGAAGGCTTTGACGTGATGTACCGCAAGGACTCACCACTTTTAGCAGAAGATGAACGTTTCTCTCTCAACATGGCAGATATTGCCGAAGTCTGGCGCCGTGGCAGCGTGGTATCTTCTTGGTTGCTAGACCTTACGGCTCAGGCTCTGGCCAAAAATGGTGAACTTTCTGAATTCAGCGGTGAAGTGAGTGATTCGGGTGAAGGCCGCTGGACAATCGAAGCCGCTATTGAAGAATCTGTGCCCGTGCCGGTTATGACAGCCGCACTGTTCACGCGCTTCCGTTCACGCAGTGGCAATACATTTGCAGAAAAAGTGCTATCTGCCATGCGTTTTGGCTTTGGTGGCCACGTAGAAAACAAGAACTAACATAACATTTTAAACGCAGTGCAGGAGTCGGGAAGTATGACAGATAACGGACAGAACGGACTCAACCCGGGCCGTCCGCCTGCTTCCCGCATCCGCCTTGTTGTGTCTGACATGGATGGCACGCTGCTTACGCCGGAAAAACAGGTTACCCGGCATAGTATTGCCGCTATCCAGGCTCTTCAGCAGGCCGGTGTGCCTGTTTGTCTTGTTAGCAGCCGCCCTCCGGGTGGGATGGAAATGTATTTTGATGTGCTGGGCCTGCACACGCCTTATGGCGCGCTGAATGGTGGCACCATTTTTAATGCAGACCGCACAATCCGCTCTCGCCTCTCACTAGACCCCGAAGCTGTTCAGGAAACCTTGGATATGCTGAAGGTGCATGACATTGATGCCTGGCTCTTCCGTGGGCATGAGTGGTTGGTAACTAATGCAACCGGCGCATATGTAGAACCCGAAGCAAAAGCCGTGCGCATGACCCCTACAGCGGTGCCATCGTTTGATGATTACCAGCTGGATGTTGGCAAGGTGACTGGATCTTCTGCCGATTATGAAGCCTTGATGCGTCAGGAGCTGGAAATCGGGCAGTTGCTAGAAGGCCGCGCCAGTGTAGCCCGCTCCTGCCAATGCTTTTTAGATATCACCCCCAAAGATGCCAACAAGGGCTACGCCCTGCGCCAATTGGCCAATTTGTACAACGTACCCATAGAAGAAGTGGCCTGCATTGGGGATATGAACAACGATGTGCCCATGCTCTCCATCGGTGGGCTTTCTATTGCGATGGGGCAGTCAAAACCCGAAGTGGCGGAAACAGCCCATTTTGTAACGGCCCCGAATTCAGAAGATGGCTGGGCCAAGGCTATAGAACAGTTTGTATTGCCCCGCGTGGCTCCTCTTTCAGACACGGCAGGAAAGACAGTATCGTGACAGAACAGAATACCGCCACCGGTGCCCTGCACATTTCTGCAACACGAGACAGCCTGATGCATGATCTGGCTGACTGGCTTGTTAAGCAGACGCTCCAGCGCCCGGAAGCTCCCTTCCGCATTGCGCTAAGTGGAGGTAGCACGCCGCAACATCTCTACCGCCTGATGACAGAAGAACCCTATGTCAGCCGCTTTCCGTGGCAGCGCATGCAGTTTTTTCTGGGAGATGACAGGTTTGTGCCGCACGATCATGCAGATAGCAATTATGGCATGATCCGCCGCCTGCTGTTTTCCCGCGTGCCTGTGCCCGCAGAAAACATCTTTCCCATGCCGGATAAAGGTACTGCGGAGCAAGCTGCCAAGGACTATGAAGCCACCCTGAAACAGATCTATCACGGAGATGCCCTTCAGGCAGGCAAACCCCTTTTTGACGTAAACCTACTGGGCTTAGGCACGGATGGGCACACGGCCTCGCTTTTCCCTGGTCAGCCGGTGTTACAGGAACGCACCGCGTGGGTTGCCCCTTGCGTGCCGCCTGTTGCCCCCCACACGCGACTGACACTGACATACCCGGCTATTCATGCCAGCCGACACGTTATTTTTCTGGTAGAAGGGGCAGACAAGAAAGAAGCTGTTACCCGCGTAAGAGCGCAGGATCCTGCCTGCCCCGCCAGCGCCATTACCAGTGCAGGAAATCTGATCTGGTTTTTAGATCAGCCCGCCGCTCCCGCACCGCAGAACTAACAGGATACAAACAGGCATGACCGCAACACCGCCCGATCCCGCTGCAGCCTTCAAACAGCAGGCTGCCATTAAAGCTGCATCTCTTGTGCAAGATGGCATGGCCGTTGGCCTTGGCACGGGTTCTACCGCCAAATTTGTTGTTGCTGAACTTGGCCGCCGTGTGCGGGAAGAAGGGCTGCGTATCCGCGCCATTCCTACATCCAGTGTCACAGAAAAACAGGCCAGAGAAGAAGGTATCCCCCTCACCACTTTTGGGGAACAGCCAGAACTTGATATCGCCATAGACGGGGCGGATGAAATTGAACCACGCACCCTCAACCTCATCAAAGGTTTGGGTGGCGCTCTGTTATGGGAAAAAATAGTGGCCTCTGCCGCCAAGCAGTTTGTGGTGGTGGCCGATGCCACCAAATATGTAGACCATCTGGGTGCAAAATGCCCTCTGCCAGTAGAAGTTATTCCTTTTGGCTGGGAAAATGTTGCACGCCAACTGGGGGCACTGGGCGCACATGTTACACCACGCCGTAACCGTGATGCCTCTTTCTATCTGACAGATGAGAAGAACCTGATCATGGATTGCGTGTTTGGCCCCATGATGGAACCTGAAAAGCTGGGCCGCTCCATTCTGGAAATTGTTGGTGTGGTTGAACACGGGTTGTTCCTGCATATGGCGCGCCAAACCATTACTGCTGGGCCAGAAGGCATACGCATCCTCACCCCACAGCAGGATTAAAACATCACCCATGCCACAGAATGCTTCTGCCCACCCTACAGACAGCACACTCCCTGCCCAACCAGCAGCACGGGGTATTACCCGACACCTACTGGTTATTATGGGTGTATGCGGGTCTGGCAAAAGCACTGTGGCTGAAGGGTTGCATAATGAATTGGGGTGGCCCTGGCTGGATGCAGATAGCCTGCATTCTGCCTCCAGCATTGAAAAAATGGCCCACGGCGTTCCACTGACAGATGAAGACCGCCAAGGCTGGTTGGCCCGTTGCCATGCCTGGTTGGCAGAAAAACAAAAAGCCGGAACGGGCGGTATCCTTGCCTGTTCCGCCCTCCGCCGCGTTTATCGTGATCGACTTCAGCAAGATGGCGTACAGCCTATATTTATCTATTTAAGCGCAGATACATCTGTGCTGGCACAAAGGTTAAAAACCCGGGCCGACCACTTTATGCCTGCCTCTTTATTGCCTAGCCAGTTGGAAACGCTGGAACCGCCACAAGCGGATGAGAAAGCGCTTACTTTTTCCGTGCTCCCAGAACCAGCAGAAATTATCGCAGAAATTCTGACACGCTTGAGAACTCTTCCCTTAAACATGTAAACGCTACGGGAGAAGCTAGTGGGACACAATTACGCCAAACCCCTTACATCCGGGCAAAAAATGGAACGCCTGCTGGCACGTATTCCACCGGGTTGGCACATTGCGTTGGAGCGTCAGACTGGTGAGGCCACATGGCGTGCCCTTACACATGCCCCGGATAAAGAAGGAAGCTGGAGCGCACCTTATGCTGATCCAGCAGATGCATTGGAAGAAGCATGGCGCAACAATCGTTCAGTGCTTGTCTAATTTTTGCATGAAGCTAGGCCGCTACCGCCCTGCTTTTTCCGATGTCACCTTACGGTAGGGTTTGCCGGTTAGACTATTTATTCTAACCTTACGGGGGCGCTTGGGCGTTTCATCTGGCACAACGTGACACGGTACACCTTCAGCCTGCCGTGCTTTTGCAAAGCGTTGCGCATGTGAAAGTTGAGATGCCTGATAAAGCAGCTTGTCCCCCAGCATAACCTTGTGCTTACGCACGATAATTTTCCTCCAAGAGTTCACCATATCCACACTAACATGGTGCTTGTGGCGCATCTATCTGTATCCTATCGTATATAAAAACAGGATACGCTCCATGCCTTCATTGCTGACACGCCTTTGTTGTTCCTCCCTGCTGATTGCGGGATTAGGCTCTTTTGTTGCTTCCTCCGCCATAGCACGCAGCGTTACGGATATGAGTGGCCATACCGTTGAGATCAAGGACG includes:
- the tkt gene encoding transketolase, which encodes MRVSLPTPVRAPAQTQGSGASSLDTLCINTIRALVMDTVQKANSGHPGAAMSMAPLTYTLWQNLLNYDPTNPLWPNRDRFVLSIGHASALLYSMIHLSGIRQVTNGKITNAPALTTADLEQFRQLGSKTPGHPEHGHTTGVETTTGPLGAGCGNSVGMAIAEKWLAARFNKPGFDLFNHHIYTLCGDGDMMEGVSSEAASLAGHLQLGNLIWIYDSNRISIEGGTNIAFTENVAERFAAYGWQVLELKDANDTTAFTQLIAKAKAETSRPSIIIAHSVIAWGAPNKAGMASAHGEPLGAEEVRETKKFFDWPEDSSFFVPEVALQHMQDGLGARGAAASAAWNKLFANYHSSHPTLAAELDAIFNGTLPEGWDADIPVYEASAKGEASRSSSGAVLNAVAGRLPWLLGGSADLAPSTKTLLKGEKSFQPAQWGGSYAGRNFHFGVREHAMGAIANGMALYGLRPYAAGFLIFSDYMKAPIRLSSIMGVPVTYIFTHDSIGVGEDGPTHQPIEQLVQLRATPGLITLRPADANEVAEAWRFLIQHRTGPSALALSRQNLPTLDRTRYAPASGLSKGAYVLASSEQTPKVILIASGSEVSLAVGAYEALSAEGIPARVVSMPSWELFEAQPQSYRESVLPAAVTGRVVIEAGSPIGWDRYAGPTGEIIAMRGFGASAPAGKLLEKFGFTPEAVLAAAKRQAG
- the hisC gene encoding histidinol-phosphate transaminase translates to MSRFWSPLVHKLTPYVPGEQPKMTDLIKLNTNESPYGPSPRVLEAIQAADNDTLRLYPDPEALALRTALGARVGLGPEYVFVGNGSDEVLAHAFQAFFAHGAPLLFPDVTYSFYHVYCGLYSLPFRTVPLTDDMQVNIADYAGPCSGVVVANPNAPTGIALSLAEVRKLLELQPDRVVLIDEAYVDFGAESAVSLIKEYPNLLVVQTFSKSRALAGLRVGFAFGQPELIEGLVRIKDSFNSYPLDRLAQVGATAAVEDEAWFASSVQKVIASRTALANGLQKLGFDVLPSKANFVYTRHPNRNAAELAIQLRERAIIVRHLRGERTAAWLRITVGTDQQCESLLSTLRDILCSNSL
- a CDS encoding transporter; translation: MPNLPSAGALPDLLSEGGTLLRDGLVWAIFCRPGKEPVELGRDVVTQRLTTGSFPPELMKEDGWAWFHFDIVHTLSRAQIESIPSLPEEVRQVLTNLERSTRLESEGDIVFGALPAFDDTSTDDERNVSTWRFALEPDLLLTTRRHPIPALGVVYHELQRGLVPRSPAKVVDRALLEFADTLRRDFARLDDQLDRAEDVLLMLDRDTDLGRMSGLLGVARRRSTELRRVLAPVDRIFRDEELELPEWAEDDLRDRSQRQVHAALDDLLALQDRARSLQDELTSNQAEETNRRLYIVSVGTTLMLPATFVTGFFGMNTGGMFLSGGAWDTVIAGILCFGIMLGTWFVLKLTKLL
- a CDS encoding ankyrin repeat domain-containing protein, with the protein product MTEVSSRTPSEQGTATPATGGSAQGFTREQIEALFLNAAREGDADMLARFLQAGMDPNLRAEKGYTPLILASYNGHKDAVSVLLAHGAKPDLQDEKGATALAGVAFKGDMPIANMLLKAGAAVDIPNAVGRTPLIFAVMFGRDDMALLLLKAGANPTLRDGEGLNAIDLAHRQGKPALEEALKAVAASLS